The Populus trichocarpa isolate Nisqually-1 chromosome 18, P.trichocarpa_v4.1, whole genome shotgun sequence genomic interval TCTATCCTTACTTTCGCATAGAAAACTTGGAATTCCTCTCTCCATTTACACATATTTTTGCTTAAAACTTTTGTATTGCACTCTATGACTTTACTTGGTTGTTATTGTTAATCTTATTTTTGCTATTTTGCTTTGTAGTTTCTTTCATCCTTGTAATATACAGAATGTAATTTCCTTTTTTGCTTGTGTCTTATGAATGTatcctatcatttttttttcctctcaataTCATAGCTTGTTAATTCACTTATAGAGCGGTTGCttgttaaagtatttttcatttggaaatgtatcaaaatactattttttttaatttttaaaaatttatttttgacattggcatatcaaaacgatccaaaaacactaaaacaaaaataattttaacaaataatttgttttagatttttaaaaaatgaagttttggcCGCAATGCCAAACACACTCATAccctgtttgggagtgtgatttgcaaaaaattatttatttttatttaaaattaatttttttatattttcaaattattttattttgatatattaatataaaaaataatttttttttaatatatttctaaatatattaCACTTTAAAAACCAATCAGACCGCATTTATAAACATATTCACTTAAAGATAGCCCGCGGCTTAGCGCTTGCATCCTATACAGTTTATCCTAAAACGAAAGGCTTGTCGTCTACACTTTAGTCCATGGTTGCTTTTTCTCACAACAAAAGACATGTCATATTGTGAACTCTGAAAAACAcgttaaaatttcttttatgtctTAACACATGTTTTCAATTCTGTCACCCGCCGCCACCGGCAAGAAAGATACAATCATCCAGCGTGTCAAAACACTATTCGTCCACGTTTACCAATTTAATGTTCTCCTCTTCCTCTCGATCACATCCAATCCATTGACGATCATCAaatccatctctctctctctctctctctctctctctcatgcctTCTCTGaggtttctctctctaaaactttgatttctaTCAAAATGATTAACAATTTACTTCTCGTGGTCTCTCCGAAACCGAAGCTCTGCTTCGCTCGAACTTCAAAATTCAACTTTGACAGCGTTCACTTCAATGCTAACCTCTCTAAACGCCGCCGTTTGGCTCTCCGGCCTCGTGCGTTCCCTAAGTTCACCCTCTCAAGTTCTCTCCAAACCGAAACTGACCTTGAAAACGCTGCGTTTCAAGCTCCGAAGAACAACAATTCGCCGATTCTCCTTGATGTGACCGGAATGATGTGCGGCGCGTGTGTTTCGCGCGTCAAATCGATACTCTCCGCAGACGAGAGAGTTGAGTCCGCCGTGGTCAACATGTTGACCGAAACGGCGGCGGTGAAGCTGAAACCGGAGGCGTTGTTGGAGGGAGAAGTGTCGGCGAGTATTGGTGAGAGTTTGGCGAAGAGATTGAGCGAGTGTGGATTTGAAGCGAAGAAGAGGGTATCGGGAAATGGAGTGGCAGAGAATGTAAAAAAGTGGAAAGATATggttaaaaagaaagaggagcTGATCGTTAAGAGTAGGAATCGGGTGGTTTTTGCTTGGACATTGGTTGCTTTGTGTTGTGGATCTCATGCTTCTCATATCTTGCACTCTCTTGGGATTCACGTTGGTCATGGTAATTATCACGCGcatgtaatgtaatgtaatgtaatgcACACACGGTAACCCAATGCAATGCATCAGTCATTTCAATCATAATTACCGACTGATGCTACTTAATTTCAAGATGTTAAGTGAAGATGATGACAGTTGAAAATTGTTGTTGACTTGCTTGCTAATATGTGGTTTTTGGAGTAGGTTCGGTCTTGGAGGTGCTGCATAATTCGTATGTGAAGGGAGGCTTAGCTTTGGGATCTCTCTTGGGACCAGGAAGAGGTAATTAGTTGCATTggcactattttttttttatatatatatacatcaacCTTGTTAGTTTTATATCATCTGCATATGAATCACCAACACTTCATTTAATCATGCATATTCTCTGCGGGACCAATCGAGCAATAAATTAAAGTTTCCTTCTTTATGAAATATGGATCACCACGTAATATTCTTGCTAACTGACTATTGTATTACTGCTTTCAAATTTATCTGTCTTGATGTTTTTCTCCGATGTGAATACTGACAAAGGGTAATCAACACCCAAATGTACATACTAGCAATCACAgctcagataattttttttgttgatttttgacTTGAGAGAATCTTTTGCAGACTTGCTTGTTGATGGTCTAAGGGCATTCAAGAAGGGATCACCGAATATGAATTCTCTTGTGGGATTTGGATCCATTGCTGCATTTGTCATCAGTGCGGTGAGACCCTTAGTCAATACTGTGATTTTCGTTTCACTCACGATCATTTTGCTAAGTTTTTTGCCTCTAATTGTGCTCTCTTGTAGATCTCGCTTCTCAACCCTGCGCTTGAATGGGATGCATCTTTCTTTGATGAACCGGTGACTTGCTTGCTTTTAGTATTTGCactttttctttcatgtttcttGATTTAATGAGAAATTTATTGATCTTCCAAGCTGAGTGTGACATAATACTTAAATTACTCCTTGGTCCTTTTGAAACCTCTCAAACGCCGTCACCCATCTTATCACaataataggtttttttttacatgtatcaGCTACCAGTTTTGTGTTTATTAAAGCCAGAAAATAGCTTTTACTTTATGTCCCAGGAACAAGTTTCTTATGGATGGCTCATGCCTTTTAGTGTGCAGGTCATGCTTCTTGGTTTTGTGCTTCTAGGACGTTCTCTTGAAGAAAAGGCTAGGATCAGGGCATCTAGTGATATGAATGAACTTCTTGTAAGTAGTAATCACTTTTATATCTATTATTGCAAGAAGCAACTGGGATGCTTACTTGATTCCCATGTCAAATCCAATTCTTGTTCATCCTGTTGAATTGTTTAAATGATGGATGTTTGTTGTAAACATAAACACTTTCATTTCTACAGCTGAGACAATCTTGTTCCTCTTTCCTTCTGTTCTTTCTGTGGTGTTTGACCTTTGTTGCATTCAGTTTGTTTGCTTTCATAGGTGAATAGAACTGGTATTAGCCAATTCATGGAAATTTGAGTGAACACTTTACAGCAGAACGCTTCATTAGTTTCTCAAACATTGTGATGTTTCATATATTTCCATTCTACTCATTGTTGTAATATCTCAGAGTATTCATTTTAGAGCGATCACTGTTGTCAATGTGAAGTCAGCAAAGGCAATATTCATTTTTCAACATATGAGAGACCATTGCTTGTTGTGAGGAGCAAGCTTGTCTAACCTTTGATGactgtgatttgtttttcaaacaagCAGACAGTGGTTAAGTTTCATCATGTTGGGATTATCAATTCATGGCTTGCTGCCTTACATTGGTTGTCTGTTGTTTTGTTCTTGAGTTACCAAAATAAGCCACTGATAGACTTTATTGTTAACTGCAAGAtgtatgaattttattgttgaacTGTATCAAGTAAACTTTAATTATATGGTGAACATTTAATAATCACCTGTGTGATTTCATTGATCTGGGTGTTTTTGCAGGCACTCATGTCCACTCAGTCACGACTTGTAATTACTCCATCGGATAGCAATTCCCCTACGGAAAATGTTCTTTGTTCTGATGCTATTTGCACTGAAGTCCCCACTGATGATGTCCGAGTTGGAGACACATTGTTAGTTCTGCCTGGAGAAACTATTCCTGTAGATGTAAGCATTACATATTCTTTATCAAATTACTCATGGtcttaaaatttatatgttGATTTTCTTTCCTCACATTGTTGTGCTTAATTTATATACCATAACTTTTTGTCTCATTGAGCCAAGTCACTTCTTTTATATGCAGTTTGTGAATGCATTACTTGTTTTCAACACTATTAAATATGCCATAAATTTTTcacagattttgatttttgtcacAAGCACCCATCTTTATAAATTGTGAAGAATTGATCCTAACTTATGCTTCAATGACATAACGAGTATATCTTTAATTGCATTGCTTTGTACCTCTATATTCATGAAATGTtacaaactatgttttttagaCTTTCAATGGTATAAATGTTGTGAATTCAGATGTTCAACAGCCTTATCAATCTACCTAACAATGAGGTTTTAATGGATTCATATAAAATTCCATAGAGATACTTTAAAACTGAAAGGAACTTGCTGATGATTTGACAAATAAGACGCCAGTATTTCAATTTGCAATTTCATTTGAATCTCAGTAGCACACATGTTTGATTCAGCTGGAATTAATTTTCCCAATACAGGGGAGAGTTCTTGCAGGAAGAAGTGTTGTGGACGAATCCATGCTTACTGGGGAATCACTGCCTGTATTTAAGGAAGAAGGGCTCAAAGTCTCAGCTGGAACAATAAACTGGGtatgattatatttttgaattgcaaGGGAGAATGTGTATGTGCCATAACTAACTCATATCTGCTTATATTTGTGAACTAAGTGGCACTTTTGTACTGATGCATTTATTACCTTCAGATGAGGTTATCACAATAAAGATACAGTGGCGCACCAAAGatatctttttccttcttttaatgAGCCTCAAAATTTTGTCCTTTTGAACATGGAATAGAAAATCCTGTTAATGTTGCTTTTTTTGCAggtctttctttttatgttttgttattgCATTGTTGACAACCagcatttcttaaaaaatgtttCAGGATGGTCCTTTAAGGGTAGAGGCATTGTCTACTGGCTCCAACTCAACAATATCTAGGATCATTCGTATGGTtagttaattgttttctttttttcattcgtctcattttttttacaagtataAAAGCATCTAATACAGAGGGATAAACAGAtttggcttttattttttttacttcatagTAACTCAATGTGTGACcctaaataaatttacatcttgaaaacttgaaaataagcTGCTTATTTTGCTGACTGAGTGCAGATGCAGGTATCAGCAATATACATAGAAAGGAAAGAAGCAAACTTTTGTAGGTGTAGAAAAATAAGTAGCCTTTTTTCTACATAATTATGCTTTGAGTATGCTATAAAGTGATTTCTGGTTAATAATTGAGTTCAATTCTTGAGTCTTTTAGCCCAAAAACTTGAAAGGGAGTGGATCCATGAAGCCAACCTCAACTAGTTTGGTATTAAGGCTGGACTTAAATTGAGTTGATTACTTGACTATAATGCAAAGTACAGCGAGAAAGTAGTTCTGTATTATTTAGTCTTGATCACTCTTCTTAAACATAAAACCATAGGGAATATTTAGACATGATAATGGCATGcggtaaatattaaaatgattatcaAGAGTATTGTTGCATAACTTGCTATGTTTGCTTGAGCAGCATGAAAACATGGCTAGAGCTTCATTGACTTACAAAAGTTTACCTCTAGATGAATAGTTCTCACTGCTTTATAGTATTTGGGAATTAGAACTTGACAGTTTGAAAAGCTTCAAATATCTTTACAATTGTTAAAGCTTTATGGTGTAATTTCAGGTTGAGGATGCTCAAGGCAGCGAAGCGCCTATACAAAGGCTTGCAGACTCAATAGCTGGACCTTTTGTTTATAGTGTAATGACTGTATCTGCAGCAACTTTTGCCTTTTGGTAGGGTTTGTTTCCTAGCGTTTATATCACATGACTTCAATGTCAACTTTTTAGAATCTAGGATGCAACATGGTTAATGATAGTGATGGTATTGATTTACCAAACTCAACAATGGCATAACAGAGgcattttatttgttgggtgCCTTTTTTAACTGGCTAAGAGACCTTGTTCCCTTTATTTAGGCCACTCAAATCCATATTTTAGTTTTCTGCATTTGCTAGATTACTAAATTTGAATTACTTGCTTTATTAATTTCCATTCATCTGTGCTAGCCTTCACTTGTAGAAATTTCATCTTTCATGCTGACAGTAGAGGTAAGTGGTTTCAGTCAGTCATGAACTTATGacttgatttgaatttttgttagcTTGTTGTTGGTTGAATAGTATCATTTATTTCTCACCAAAGCATTGGTTTCAGTCGTAGTTGCAAAGTTACAGTTTTATCCTTCTTGCTTCTCACACTCTGTTATGTGCATGTCCAGGTATTACATTGGTTCACATGTTTTCCCTGATGTTTTGCTCAATGATATTGCTGGACCAGATGGAGATCCTTTGCTGTTGAGCTTGAAACTTTCTGTGGATGTCTTGGTGAGTGGACTTGCCCCCTACTGGCTATTGATGTATTCTCCAACCTAACCATGAAGAACTATTTAACTGAGCTTGAAGCTGTATATGCAATTTCTTTATGTTTATAGATTGTAACTTTAAGTTTCATTCCAGGTAGTTTCCTGCCCATGTGCACTGGGACTTGCCACACCAACTGCAATCCTAGTTGGAACATCGCTTGGTATGGTGTCTAATTTGTCAGTTGTTTCTTTCAAGTTTAATACCCTGTATACAAAGTATAAGTCAAAGTCACTTCTAATGTAGTGGTATTTAGTACTTACCATTATGAGATTGTAGTTTCTTCATTTAACAATAACAGCCTACTTCACATAAAAGCTGGTTTGTCCAGCTCTTTTTGCccccttttttatatttctttaataatgattgacataaaaaaaaatggcaaatgCCCCATGTTAAGCACAAGTTCCTGTACCTTCCAAATATGTTTGAATTTGAGTTCAAAGATATTGAACTCATTTTTGGGCTTCTGAACAGAAGCAAAGTCTCATATCTTGTTCTTAATGGTTCCTATTCTTTTTAGAAACGCtaagttccttttcttttgaaaacataAGGAGCAAAGCAAGGACTTCTAATAAGAGGAGGAGATGTATTGGAACGCTTAGCAAGCATTAGTTATGTTGCTCTTGATAAGGTTTGTTCTACATTCAATAGAActacactctcttcctctctctcaaCAGATGCACCACACACTTGTGTGAATTGAGATTGACTTATGAAATAactcatgaattaattaatgcattTGACTCCCATCATTGAGAACTTTAACACTCCATTCTTGCTCATTTTCCAATTTTCAGACAGGAACCCTCACTGAAGGAAAGCCTGCTGTTTCTGCTGTGGCCTCAATCTCTTACGAAGAATCAGAAATTCTTCAAATGGCATTTGCTGTAGAGAGAACAGCATTGCATCCAATTGCAAAAGCTATTGTAAACAAAGCAGAATCATTAAAATTGACTATCCCGGAAACAAGAGGACAATTGACGGAACCAGGTTTTGGAACCTTAGCTGAAGTAGATGGACGTTTGGTTGCAGTAGGTTCCTTGGATTGGGTTAACGAAAGATTCCAGAGAAGAACAAAACTGTCTGATCTAAAGGATCTGGAAACTAAAGTGACGTATCAGTCCTCAGAAGGGATGCCATCATCAAACTATTCAAAAACAGTTGTCTATGTTGGACGAGAAGGGGAAGGCATCATTGGTGCTATTGCAATATCTGACTGTTTGCGCCATGATGCTGAATCTACTATAAGTAGGTAAATTTGCATTCCCAACTGATAATTCTGAGTGAATTTTGTTGTAAGTTGTTATTGaaggtttcttcttctttaacatGCATACCATGATTCAGGTTTTGTAAATACAAGTTCCAATTGATTTTTCCCTTCCATGACTAGTAGACTTGTTCTTAGCATCTCCCGCTGGGATTAGTGAAatggtt includes:
- the LOC18107733 gene encoding copper-transporting ATPase PAA2, chloroplastic isoform X1 gives rise to the protein MINNLLLVVSPKPKLCFARTSKFNFDSVHFNANLSKRRRLALRPRAFPKFTLSSSLQTETDLENAAFQAPKNNNSPILLDVTGMMCGACVSRVKSILSADERVESAVVNMLTETAAVKLKPEALLEGEVSASIGESLAKRLSECGFEAKKRVSGNGVAENVKKWKDMVKKKEELIVKSRNRVVFAWTLVALCCGSHASHILHSLGIHVGHGSVLEVLHNSYVKGGLALGSLLGPGRDLLVDGLRAFKKGSPNMNSLVGFGSIAAFVISAISLLNPALEWDASFFDEPVMLLGFVLLGRSLEEKARIRASSDMNELLALMSTQSRLVITPSDSNSPTENVLCSDAICTEVPTDDVRVGDTLLVLPGETIPVDGRVLAGRSVVDESMLTGESLPVFKEEGLKVSAGTINWDGPLRVEALSTGSNSTISRIIRMVEDAQGSEAPIQRLADSIAGPFVYSVMTVSAATFAFWYYIGSHVFPDVLLNDIAGPDGDPLLLSLKLSVDVLVVSCPCALGLATPTAILVGTSLGAKQGLLIRGGDVLERLASISYVALDKTGTLTEGKPAVSAVASISYEESEILQMAFAVERTALHPIAKAIVNKAESLKLTIPETRGQLTEPGFGTLAEVDGRLVAVGSLDWVNERFQRRTKLSDLKDLETKVTYQSSEGMPSSNYSKTVVYVGREGEGIIGAIAISDCLRHDAESTISRLQQKGINTVLLSGDREEAVATIANRVGIESEFINASLTPQKKSEVISSLQAAGHRVAMVGDGINDAPSLALADVGIAIQNEAQENAASDVASIILLGNRLAQVVDALDLSRATMAKVYQNLSWAIAYNVVAIPIAAGVLLPQYDFAMTPSLSGGLMALSSIFVVSNSLLLQLHRSETGRNRERST
- the LOC18107733 gene encoding copper-transporting ATPase PAA2, chloroplastic isoform X2, yielding MINNLLLVVSPKPKLCFARTSKFNFDSVHFNANLSKRRRLALRPRAFPKFTLSSSLQTETDLENAAFQAPKNNNSPILLDVTGMMCGACVSRVKSILSADERVESAVVNMLTETAAVKLKPEALLEGEVSASIGESLAKRLSECGFEAKKRVSGNGVAENVKKWKDMVKKKEELIVKSRNRVVFAWTLVALCCGSHASHILHSLGIHVGHGSVLEVLHNSYVKGGLALGSLLGPGRDLLVDGLRAFKKGSPNMNSLVGFGSIAAFVISAISLLNPALEWDASFFDEPVMLLGFVLLGRSLEEKARIRASSDMNELLALMSTQSRLVITPSDSNSPTENVLCSDAICTEVPTDDVRVGDTLLVLPGETIPVDGRVLAGRSVVDESMLTGESLPVFKEEGLKVSAGTINWDGPLRVEALSTGSNSTISRIIRMVEDAQGSEAPIQRLADSIAGPFVYSVMTVSAATFAFWYYIGSHVFPDVLLNDIAGPDGDPLLLSLKLSVDVLTGTLTEGKPAVSAVASISYEESEILQMAFAVERTALHPIAKAIVNKAESLKLTIPETRGQLTEPGFGTLAEVDGRLVAVGSLDWVNERFQRRTKLSDLKDLETKVTYQSSEGMPSSNYSKTVVYVGREGEGIIGAIAISDCLRHDAESTISRLQQKGINTVLLSGDREEAVATIANRVGIESEFINASLTPQKKSEVISSLQAAGHRVAMVGDGINDAPSLALADVGIAIQNEAQENAASDVASIILLGNRLAQVVDALDLSRATMAKVYQNLSWAIAYNVVAIPIAAGVLLPQYDFAMTPSLSGGLMALSSIFVVSNSLLLQLHRSETGRNRERST